One [Clostridium] saccharolyticum WM1 DNA segment encodes these proteins:
- a CDS encoding acetyl-CoA carboxylase biotin carboxylase subunit — protein sequence MFDKILIANRGEIAVRIIRACREMGIKTVAVYSEADRDSLHTLLADEAVCIGPAPSTQSYLNMERILTATVAMKADAVHPGFGFLSENERFAELCEKCNITFIGPSSAVIGKMGNKSEARKTMIEAGVPVVPGGKEAVRQVNEAKSMAERIGFPVMIKASSGGGGKGMRISRCLEDFEANFKNAQMESVKGFSDDTMYIEKYIEKPRHIEFQIMADKFGNVVHLGERDCSIQRRHQKVLEESPSAAISQDLRIRMGETAVRAAKAVGYENAGTIEFLLDNQKNFYFMEMNTRIQVEHPVTEMVTGLDLIKEQIRIAAGEPLSIRQEDVVITGHAIECRINAENPSKNFMPCPGLIKNVHVPGGNGVRIDTHIYSDYKVPANYDSMLMKMIVHGKNREEAILKMRSALGELIIEGIETNVDFQFDILSHDAYRDGDVDTDFIPKYFPDYVR from the coding sequence ATGTTTGATAAGATTTTAATTGCCAACCGCGGTGAAATTGCGGTGCGGATCATAAGAGCCTGCAGGGAAATGGGGATTAAAACCGTAGCGGTTTATTCAGAAGCGGACCGTGACAGCCTTCATACCTTATTGGCGGATGAGGCTGTCTGCATTGGCCCCGCGCCCTCCACTCAGAGCTACCTGAACATGGAACGGATCCTTACGGCCACTGTGGCCATGAAGGCAGATGCCGTTCATCCGGGATTTGGTTTCCTTTCGGAGAATGAAAGGTTTGCAGAGCTTTGTGAAAAGTGTAACATTACCTTTATCGGTCCCTCCTCAGCCGTCATCGGTAAGATGGGAAATAAATCTGAGGCCAGGAAGACGATGATCGAAGCAGGAGTCCCTGTAGTTCCTGGGGGGAAGGAAGCCGTCCGCCAGGTGAACGAGGCCAAATCCATGGCTGAACGGATCGGTTTTCCGGTTATGATCAAGGCTTCCTCAGGCGGCGGCGGCAAAGGCATGAGAATATCCAGATGCTTAGAGGATTTTGAAGCTAACTTTAAAAATGCCCAGATGGAGTCGGTAAAGGGATTTTCTGATGATACCATGTATATTGAAAAGTATATTGAAAAGCCAAGGCATATTGAATTTCAGATCATGGCAGATAAGTTTGGAAACGTGGTACATCTGGGGGAACGTGACTGTTCCATTCAGAGACGTCACCAGAAGGTCCTGGAGGAATCTCCCTCAGCCGCTATTTCTCAGGATTTAAGAATCCGTATGGGAGAAACCGCGGTTCGTGCGGCGAAGGCGGTTGGATATGAAAATGCGGGAACCATTGAATTTCTTCTGGATAACCAAAAGAATTTTTATTTCATGGAAATGAACACCCGCATTCAGGTAGAGCATCCGGTGACGGAGATGGTGACTGGCCTGGATTTAATCAAGGAGCAGATCCGGATCGCAGCAGGAGAGCCATTGAGCATCAGACAGGAGGATGTGGTCATCACAGGCCATGCCATTGAATGCAGGATCAATGCGGAGAATCCATCGAAGAACTTCATGCCCTGTCCTGGTCTTATAAAAAATGTTCATGTGCCGGGAGGCAACGGCGTCCGCATTGACACCCACATTTACAGCGATTATAAGGTTCCGGCCAACTACGATTCCATGTTAATGAAAATGATCGTACATGGAAAGAACCGGGAGGAGGCCATTTTAAAGATGAGAAGCGCTCTTGGGGAGCTGATCATTGAGGGAATCGAGACAAATGTGGACTTTCAGTTTGATATCCTGAGTCATGACGCTTACCGGGATGGAGACGTGGATACGGATTTTATCCCCAAATATTTCCCGGATTATGTCCGATAG
- a CDS encoding nucleoside deaminase: protein MDYNIDMKNLKRCAEISRQSREAGNTPFGALLAGKDGSILLEQPNIEITEGKCTGHAETQVAERASQLYSKDFLSDCTLYTTAEPCAMCAGAIYWAGIGRVVYGMSEKDLLSHTGGDPQNPTFDLPCREVFARGQKKIEVVGPFPELVEEIAEVHKGYWNN from the coding sequence ATGGATTATAACATTGATATGAAAAACTTAAAGCGTTGTGCGGAAATTTCCCGCCAGTCAAGGGAAGCGGGCAACACCCCCTTTGGTGCGCTTCTTGCAGGAAAGGATGGAAGCATTCTTCTGGAACAGCCCAACATTGAAATTACGGAAGGAAAATGTACGGGCCATGCGGAAACACAGGTCGCTGAGAGAGCTTCCCAACTGTATTCCAAGGATTTTCTGTCGGATTGTACCCTTTATACCACGGCAGAGCCATGTGCCATGTGTGCGGGAGCGATTTACTGGGCTGGCATCGGACGGGTGGTATACGGCATGTCTGAAAAGGATCTGCTGTCTCATACAGGCGGGGATCCCCAGAATCCTACCTTTGATCTTCCCTGCCGGGAGGTGTTTGCAAGGGGACAGAAGAAAATCGAAGTTGTCGGACCGTTTCCGGAGCTGGTAGAAGAGATCGCAGAGGTCCACAAGGGATATTGGAACAATTAA
- a CDS encoding ABC transporter substrate-binding protein, producing the protein MKKRLIGKKTMAVVLAALMAGGAMAGCSSGSKETTAAGTETTEAQATTAGTQTTSAKEGQTPSGDIKPCTIKFRYWADNTDYSQLMQDIIKKFNEENGKGITVVGEESPWDGGAYSENLFNAKMGGGDIDCATWKLTSTPLFVNNDLLADLTPMIDGWDKKADIDDNIYEIMKKAGDMERIYVMPWNIQVLYVYYRPSIFKKAGIEVPKTYEEFLQAIEKCTMDTDGDGKTDVYGFGMRGAKGGQEPWGSFIYGRGGSLEDLTTPEAVQGMQDFIDIYKKGYVPPTATSDGFSEIIANFQSGLTAMTIHHTGSSKDMEKLLGDDVSAFAFPAGKDQWTSMGDTETVIFESCENKEAAFEWVSYLAAGEGQKMWCEGTGNVPVSKSVQETDFFQNNRFMKASIDGQKYAGIIPILDTTTEWISTLWPNTVSQALTGSITADECMKTLQAGLYQ; encoded by the coding sequence ATGAAAAAAAGATTAATTGGTAAGAAAACAATGGCAGTGGTCCTGGCAGCTCTTATGGCCGGGGGAGCGATGGCAGGCTGTTCTTCAGGCAGCAAAGAAACCACGGCAGCAGGTACGGAGACCACAGAGGCTCAGGCAACAACAGCCGGTACACAGACCACATCGGCAAAGGAAGGACAGACTCCTTCCGGAGATATAAAACCATGTACCATAAAATTTCGTTACTGGGCCGATAATACGGATTATTCCCAGCTCATGCAGGATATCATCAAGAAGTTTAATGAGGAAAACGGCAAAGGAATTACCGTTGTGGGAGAAGAAAGTCCGTGGGATGGAGGTGCATATTCAGAGAATCTGTTTAACGCCAAAATGGGAGGCGGAGATATTGACTGTGCCACATGGAAGCTTACCTCCACGCCATTGTTTGTAAACAACGATCTGTTGGCTGACTTAACACCGATGATTGATGGATGGGATAAAAAAGCTGATATTGATGATAATATTTATGAAATTATGAAAAAGGCCGGAGACATGGAGCGAATCTATGTAATGCCATGGAATATCCAGGTTCTGTATGTGTATTACAGGCCCTCCATCTTTAAGAAGGCAGGGATAGAGGTACCAAAGACCTATGAAGAATTCTTACAGGCCATAGAAAAGTGCACCATGGATACGGATGGGGATGGAAAGACTGACGTATACGGCTTTGGTATGAGAGGCGCAAAAGGCGGTCAGGAGCCATGGGGCAGTTTTATCTATGGACGGGGCGGAAGTCTTGAGGACTTAACAACCCCTGAGGCGGTACAAGGCATGCAGGATTTTATCGATATTTATAAAAAAGGCTATGTACCTCCGACAGCAACCAGTGACGGATTCAGTGAGATTATTGCCAATTTCCAGTCGGGACTGACGGCTATGACCATTCACCATACAGGTTCCAGCAAGGACATGGAAAAGTTGCTTGGTGATGATGTATCTGCTTTTGCATTCCCGGCAGGTAAGGATCAATGGACATCCATGGGAGATACGGAAACAGTTATTTTTGAGTCCTGTGAGAACAAAGAAGCAGCCTTTGAGTGGGTATCCTATCTGGCAGCAGGAGAAGGACAGAAAATGTGGTGTGAGGGAACTGGAAATGTTCCGGTAAGTAAGAGTGTCCAGGAGACTGATTTTTTCCAGAATAACCGCTTTATGAAAGCCTCCATTGACGGACAGAAGTATGCAGGTATCATACCGATTCTTGATACAACTACAGAATGGATTTCCACGCTGTGGCCCAATACGGTTTCTCAGGCTCTGACAGGCAGTATCACTGCCGATGAGTGCATGAAAACTTTGCAGGCCGGATTATATCAATAA
- a CDS encoding NAD(P)H-dependent flavin oxidoreductase, with translation MGTLKPLVIGDLVAKHPVIQGGMGVGISLSSLAGAVAKTGGIGIISTAQIGFREPDFKKNPLEANLRAIGQEMKKAREIAPEGIIGFNIMVATKNYASYVKKAVKAGADLIISGAGLPVSLPEYVAEAAEEAGIVLKTKIAPIVSTVKSAMVICKLWDRKYHRAPDLVVVEGPLAGGHLGFSREELKNLGVDTSEVDLTYKQADYDEEVKGIIRLVKEYGDKYNKKIPVVTAGGIYTHEDVLHQLSLGVDGVQVATRFVTTVECDAPEEFKQAYILAEKEDIVITKSPVGMPGRAIKNPFLKGVGEVPFRLEHCYQCLERCDRETIPYCITKALVNSAEGRTGEGLVFCGSKAYLATGLETVEEVMNDLVGEN, from the coding sequence ATGGGAACATTAAAACCTTTGGTAATAGGAGATCTGGTGGCGAAACACCCGGTGATCCAGGGCGGTATGGGAGTTGGCATCAGCCTTTCTTCCTTAGCCGGAGCAGTGGCAAAGACCGGAGGGATCGGAATTATTTCTACGGCCCAGATCGGTTTTCGGGAGCCTGATTTTAAAAAGAATCCTTTGGAAGCTAATTTGCGGGCCATTGGACAGGAAATGAAAAAAGCGAGAGAAATCGCACCGGAGGGAATCATAGGCTTTAATATTATGGTTGCCACAAAGAATTATGCCAGTTATGTAAAAAAAGCGGTAAAGGCCGGAGCGGACTTAATAATATCAGGGGCAGGGCTTCCCGTAAGCCTGCCGGAATATGTGGCGGAGGCTGCGGAAGAAGCCGGAATTGTGCTGAAAACCAAGATAGCTCCTATTGTATCAACGGTTAAGTCTGCCATGGTCATCTGTAAGTTGTGGGACCGCAAGTACCATCGGGCACCTGATCTGGTAGTAGTGGAAGGACCTTTGGCGGGAGGACACTTAGGATTTTCCAGAGAGGAGCTTAAAAACCTTGGAGTTGACACATCAGAGGTGGATCTCACCTATAAGCAGGCAGATTATGATGAAGAGGTAAAAGGCATTATCCGGCTGGTAAAAGAATACGGGGATAAGTATAACAAGAAAATTCCGGTTGTAACGGCAGGAGGCATCTATACTCATGAGGATGTGCTGCATCAGCTTTCTCTGGGTGTTGACGGAGTTCAGGTAGCCACCCGTTTTGTGACTACGGTGGAGTGTGATGCGCCGGAAGAGTTTAAGCAGGCATATATCCTGGCGGAAAAAGAGGATATTGTAATTACAAAAAGCCCGGTGGGAATGCCTGGAAGAGCCATTAAAAATCCCTTTCTGAAAGGAGTGGGAGAGGTACCTTTCCGTCTGGAGCATTGCTATCAATGTTTGGAAAGATGCGACAGGGAGACCATTCCTTATTGCATCACAAAGGCTTTGGTAAACTCCGCAGAGGGACGGACCGGGGAAGGGCTTGTATTTTGCGGAAGCAAGGCCTATCTGGCTACTGGGCTGGAAACGGTGGAAGAGGTTATGAACGATTTGGTTGGTGAGAATTGA
- a CDS encoding acetyl-CoA carboxylase carboxyl transferase subunit: MLKSMFKKTYTLIDSKYKAPDKTEEPNIPAGLWKKCNKCSQPVYAEDVRRNHFICPKCKGYFRLHAHQRIEMIADKGTFEEWDQEMEFKNPLDFPGYDKKVAQAREKTGLSEAIVTGICEIDGQKAVIGVCDARFIMSSMGQVMGEKIARAVERATKEKLPVILFACSGGARMQEGIVSLMQMAKTSAALKRHHKAGQLYISVLTDPTTGGVTASFAMLGDIILAEPFALIGFAGPRVIEQTIGQKLPEGFQRSEFLLEHGFIDKIVPREEMKETLASILSLHNPQNRKELSVDNRAKAEFIGGKKKPFRLRKNKRSPWDTVLLSRSSDRPVATDYIYAVFDDFMEFAGDRYYKDDGAIVGGIASFHGMPVTVIGQEKGKNTKDNIKRNFGMPSPEGYRKALRLMKQAEAFGRPIVCFVDTPGAFCGLEAEERGQGEAIARNLFEMADLTVPVLSIVIGEGGSGGALAMAVGNEVWMMENSIYSILSPEGFASILYKDSKKANDAARVMKITARDLMELGLIERVIPEEEPACADNLDLIAEDMDKAMKEFFACYLTMTKEELADQRYERFRRM; the protein is encoded by the coding sequence ATGTTAAAAAGCATGTTTAAGAAAACCTATACATTAATAGACAGCAAATACAAGGCTCCTGATAAAACGGAGGAACCCAACATTCCTGCCGGATTGTGGAAGAAATGTAATAAATGCAGCCAGCCTGTTTATGCGGAGGATGTGAGACGCAATCATTTCATCTGCCCCAAATGCAAGGGATATTTCCGCCTTCATGCTCATCAGAGGATTGAGATGATCGCTGATAAGGGAACCTTTGAAGAATGGGATCAGGAGATGGAGTTTAAGAATCCCCTGGATTTTCCGGGCTATGATAAGAAGGTGGCTCAAGCCAGGGAAAAAACCGGGCTTTCCGAAGCCATTGTCACAGGAATTTGTGAAATCGACGGCCAGAAAGCAGTGATCGGAGTCTGTGATGCCCGTTTCATCATGAGCAGCATGGGCCAGGTCATGGGAGAGAAGATCGCAAGAGCCGTAGAACGGGCTACAAAAGAGAAGCTTCCTGTGATCCTTTTCGCCTGCTCCGGCGGAGCCAGGATGCAGGAGGGGATCGTATCACTGATGCAGATGGCGAAGACCTCGGCAGCCTTAAAGCGCCATCATAAGGCAGGTCAGCTTTATATCAGCGTGCTCACAGACCCGACCACAGGAGGAGTGACCGCCAGCTTTGCCATGCTTGGAGACATCATTCTAGCGGAGCCTTTTGCTCTCATCGGATTTGCCGGACCCCGGGTAATCGAACAGACCATTGGGCAGAAGCTGCCGGAAGGGTTCCAGAGGTCGGAATTTTTGCTTGAACATGGTTTTATTGATAAGATCGTGCCAAGGGAAGAAATGAAGGAAACCCTGGCAAGCATCCTGAGCCTCCACAATCCCCAAAACAGAAAGGAACTTTCTGTGGATAACCGGGCAAAAGCGGAATTTATTGGTGGAAAAAAGAAGCCCTTCCGGTTGAGAAAGAATAAAAGGAGCCCATGGGATACGGTATTATTATCCAGAAGCTCGGACCGGCCGGTGGCAACGGATTATATTTATGCAGTATTTGATGATTTTATGGAGTTTGCCGGGGACCGTTATTATAAGGATGACGGTGCCATCGTAGGTGGTATCGCCTCTTTTCACGGAATGCCTGTTACGGTCATCGGACAGGAAAAAGGAAAGAATACAAAAGATAACATTAAACGCAATTTTGGAATGCCATCCCCTGAAGGTTACCGGAAGGCACTGCGGCTGATGAAACAGGCGGAAGCCTTCGGACGCCCGATTGTCTGCTTTGTGGATACGCCTGGCGCCTTCTGCGGCCTGGAGGCGGAAGAAAGGGGCCAGGGGGAAGCCATAGCCAGAAACTTATTTGAAATGGCGGATTTAACGGTTCCGGTTCTTTCCATTGTCATAGGAGAGGGTGGCAGCGGCGGTGCTCTTGCCATGGCAGTGGGAAATGAGGTCTGGATGATGGAAAATTCCATTTACTCCATCCTCTCACCGGAGGGCTTTGCTTCAATTCTTTATAAGGACAGCAAGAAGGCCAATGATGCGGCCAGGGTCATGAAGATCACAGCCAGGGATTTAATGGAGTTAGGTCTTATCGAGCGGGTGATTCCGGAGGAAGAACCAGCCTGTGCAGATAATCTTGACCTGATTGCGGAAGATATGGATAAGGCAATGAAAGAGTTTTTTGCTTGTTACCTTACCATGACAAAGGAAGAACTTGCAGATCAAAGATATGAAAGATTTAGGAGAATGTAA
- a CDS encoding GntR family transcriptional regulator — translation MAEESKEPKPRRIQKTDLKTQVETELLHFIKQMDLSVNNKLPREEELSKMLGVSRITLRSVLDDLSAKGMIFRRHGKGTFINNSFFEMKASFNPVMHFVDMITSSGYTPRVEMIHHDIIKADRDVAVHLEMAEGGLVLICDKIFYADHQICAVTRDYIPFSYLNGVDMAELDNFVESVFYFMYKATGKKLEWDKVELNAVYSKDVELLNGLLERFHLPPKAFLLLKAMNYDEDGTAAVYTWEYVDTSILKYSQIRKRLLHYEDI, via the coding sequence ATGGCCGAAGAAAGTAAGGAACCAAAACCACGGCGTATACAAAAAACAGATTTAAAAACACAGGTAGAAACAGAGCTGCTGCATTTTATTAAGCAGATGGATCTATCGGTAAATAACAAGCTGCCCCGGGAAGAAGAACTGTCCAAAATGCTGGGGGTCAGCCGCATCACACTGCGAAGCGTCCTGGACGACTTATCCGCAAAGGGAATGATTTTCCGCAGGCATGGTAAGGGAACCTTCATCAATAACAGCTTTTTTGAAATGAAAGCAAGCTTTAACCCTGTCATGCATTTTGTAGATATGATAACCAGCAGCGGCTATACGCCAAGAGTAGAAATGATCCACCACGATATCATCAAAGCGGACAGGGATGTTGCCGTCCATCTTGAGATGGCGGAAGGCGGCCTGGTTCTTATCTGCGATAAAATCTTCTACGCAGATCATCAAATATGCGCCGTCACAAGGGATTACATTCCCTTTTCCTATCTTAACGGAGTGGATATGGCGGAGCTGGACAACTTCGTTGAATCCGTGTTTTACTTCATGTACAAGGCCACCGGAAAAAAACTGGAGTGGGATAAGGTAGAGCTGAATGCCGTATACAGCAAGGATGTGGAACTGTTAAACGGATTGCTTGAGCGCTTTCACCTCCCGCCTAAGGCCTTTCTTCTTCTGAAGGCTATGAACTATGACGAGGATGGTACTGCTGCCGTATATACCTGGGAGTATGTGGATACCTCTATACTAAAATACAGCCAGATACGCAAAAGGCTTCTCCACTATGAAGATATATAA
- the uraA gene encoding uracil permease produces the protein MESKKIIQVEEKVPFKMLVPLSIQHMFAMFGASVLVPFIFGINPAVVLFMNGFGTLFFIFITKGKAPAYLGSSFAFLAPAGIVISKWGYHYALGGFVAVGICGCILALIIYKFGSDWIDTVLPPAAMGPVVALIGLELAGTAASNAGLKDEMIDMKNVIVFLVTLLTAVIGSVVFKKFLSVIPILIAIIVGYVAALLCGIVDFTEVSTAAWLSLPNFTAPKFKLEAILIILPVLLVVTSEHIGHQIVTSKIVNRDLIKDPGLHRSLLGDYISTTLSGFVGSVPTTTYGENIGVMAMTKVYSVYVIGGAAVLSVACSFIGKMTTLINTIPGPVIGGISFLLYGMIGASGIRILVDAQVDYGKSRNMAMTSVIFVTGLSGVAVQFGSIQLSGMVLACVVGMLMGLMFYGLDKLNLTNDRENG, from the coding sequence ATGGAAAGCAAGAAAATCATTCAGGTGGAAGAAAAAGTGCCATTTAAAATGCTGGTGCCTCTAAGTATCCAGCACATGTTCGCAATGTTCGGGGCATCCGTTCTGGTTCCTTTTATATTTGGAATCAACCCGGCAGTTGTACTGTTTATGAACGGTTTCGGAACATTATTTTTTATTTTCATAACAAAGGGAAAAGCACCGGCATACCTTGGCTCCAGTTTTGCGTTCCTGGCACCGGCAGGAATTGTTATCAGCAAATGGGGCTATCATTATGCCCTGGGCGGGTTTGTTGCCGTGGGAATATGCGGATGTATTCTGGCATTGATCATTTATAAGTTTGGTTCGGACTGGATTGATACCGTTCTTCCTCCGGCGGCCATGGGACCGGTTGTGGCGCTGATCGGCCTTGAGCTGGCAGGAACGGCAGCATCCAATGCAGGCCTGAAGGATGAAATGATTGATATGAAAAATGTCATTGTTTTTCTGGTAACTCTTTTAACAGCAGTAATTGGTTCTGTGGTATTTAAAAAATTCTTATCGGTTATCCCGATCCTGATTGCAATTATTGTAGGGTATGTAGCAGCCCTTTTATGCGGGATTGTCGATTTTACGGAAGTCAGCACCGCAGCATGGCTGTCATTGCCTAATTTTACAGCACCTAAGTTCAAGTTGGAAGCAATTCTTATTATTCTACCGGTGCTTCTGGTGGTTACGTCGGAGCATATCGGCCATCAGATTGTGACCAGCAAGATTGTAAACCGGGATTTGATAAAGGATCCGGGACTTCACCGTTCTTTGCTTGGAGATTATATATCTACCACACTTTCCGGTTTTGTCGGATCGGTGCCTACCACCACTTATGGGGAGAATATCGGCGTTATGGCAATGACAAAGGTTTACAGCGTCTATGTTATCGGAGGGGCCGCTGTCCTTTCTGTAGCCTGCTCTTTCATCGGTAAGATGACTACATTGATCAATACCATTCCGGGGCCGGTAATCGGCGGAATTTCCTTCTTATTGTATGGTATGATCGGAGCTTCCGGGATTCGTATTCTGGTTGATGCACAGGTAGACTATGGAAAATCCAGAAATATGGCCATGACATCTGTTATCTTTGTAACCGGACTTTCCGGCGTTGCCGTACAGTTTGGAAGCATCCAGTTATCAGGCATGGTCCTTGCATGTGTCGTGGGCATGCTCATGGGTCTCATGTTCTATGGACTGGACAAGCTGAATCTGACAAATGACAGGGAGAATGGGTAA
- a CDS encoding FadR/GntR family transcriptional regulator — MRRNTDKMQNVDVLPMATAQKVKTMIIQREMKPGDRLPTEKELTEVFGVSRSTLREAMKYLRAENVVVIRQGSGTFVSAGTGIGEDPLGLHFTDQKYLIQNLFETRMLIEPQIAGLAVQRATPQDIKNLERLVAEMDQIQINSTATAEMDVQFHTAVAECTHNEVLIRVVPIINESIRRSHVETHDDLESFKRAKRSHKGIYKAIADGNYMEAKFLAERHVWETLNDVREREEQK, encoded by the coding sequence ATGAGAAGGAATACGGATAAGATGCAGAATGTGGATGTTCTCCCCATGGCTACGGCTCAAAAGGTAAAGACCATGATAATCCAAAGGGAGATGAAACCGGGAGACCGGCTGCCTACGGAGAAGGAATTGACGGAGGTTTTTGGAGTCAGCCGTTCTACCTTAAGAGAAGCCATGAAGTATTTAAGGGCTGAAAATGTAGTTGTAATCCGCCAGGGGAGCGGAACCTTTGTCAGTGCAGGAACAGGAATCGGGGAGGATCCTCTTGGACTGCATTTTACCGATCAGAAGTATCTGATTCAGAATCTGTTTGAAACCCGGATGTTAATTGAACCTCAGATTGCGGGATTGGCGGTACAAAGGGCCACACCTCAGGATATTAAAAATCTTGAGAGACTGGTGGCGGAGATGGACCAGATTCAGATCAACAGCACTGCTACGGCAGAAATGGATGTTCAGTTCCATACGGCTGTAGCAGAATGCACCCATAATGAAGTGCTCATTCGGGTGGTACCTATAATCAATGAATCCATCCGCCGGAGCCATGTAGAAACCCATGATGACCTGGAAAGCTTCAAACGGGCAAAACGAAGCCATAAAGGTATTTATAAAGCAATTGCCGACGGTAATTATATGGAAGCAAAATTTCTTGCTGAACGGCATGTATGGGAAACACTAAATGATGTTAGGGAAAGGGAAGAGCAAAAATGA
- a CDS encoding nucleoside recognition domain-containing protein gives MLNYLWAFMMLVGVLWGAFHGNLNGVTDGALTSAKEAVMLCITMLGIMSFWSGIMEIGNRSGLIQRMSQKMSPVLRFLFPRIPKDHGAFEYISTNIIANILGLGWAATPAGLKAMESLKELEESRRKGEVSGKYSLKPVPEGTANNEMCTFLIINISSLQLIPVNMIAYRSQYGSPNPMAVVGPALIATLLSTIVGVAACKLMDR, from the coding sequence ATGCTGAATTATTTATGGGCTTTTATGATGCTGGTGGGAGTCCTTTGGGGGGCTTTTCATGGAAATTTAAACGGAGTGACGGATGGGGCTTTGACCTCTGCAAAAGAAGCGGTGATGCTGTGCATCACCATGCTGGGAATCATGTCCTTTTGGAGCGGGATCATGGAAATCGGGAACAGATCCGGTCTGATCCAACGGATGTCACAGAAAATGAGCCCTGTCCTCCGGTTCCTGTTTCCAAGGATTCCCAAAGACCATGGGGCCTTTGAATATATCTCAACCAATATTATTGCCAATATCCTGGGTCTTGGATGGGCGGCCACCCCGGCAGGTCTTAAGGCCATGGAGTCCTTAAAGGAACTGGAGGAGAGCCGTAGAAAGGGAGAGGTTTCCGGGAAATATTCCCTTAAGCCGGTTCCTGAGGGGACGGCTAATAATGAGATGTGCACCTTTCTCATCATTAATATATCTTCCCTGCAGCTAATTCCGGTCAACATGATTGCCTACAGGAGCCAGTACGGAAGCCCCAATCCAATGGCTGTGGTGGGGCCGGCACTGATTGCCACCCTTCTGTCAACGATTGTGGGTGTGGCGGCCTGTAAGCTTATGGACCGTTAG
- a CDS encoding cytosine permease — MEQKNQSQQTDTEYSRSAVPLNQRKSYFSLTIIWTGFVFVITSMMAGGGLAAGLDFKGIIAATLGGNIFLSIIAVLISIIACKTGLTFALLTRYSFGSGGSKAASIFVPVVNFGWYTIQAATYGHFVAQVFHFGRVGEGVCMAVSAIIMGIFAMFGIQAIAILGYIAIPAIVFLSIATAIRSLGVIGGAEALFSYVPSNNISLYSGITAVIGTWVLSTATCIADIMRYAKDTKTAVSATLTGLLGGNILMIVCGAIAAIAMHNSDLTVILLSFGLVIPSLILMTTNIFTTNAANLYSTSLNLSNAFKMERKKMLGILLALSAVATLTKPYEIGFLFRFLNILGTVVPPLSGIILSDYFLVHKGRYEEYDKASFRKWNPVPWITWGGSIAAVYIIPFGLPSLNGIILGAAIYTALMAVTGRQAAGKLAEEA; from the coding sequence ATGGAACAGAAAAATCAGAGTCAACAGACGGATACGGAGTATTCCCGCAGTGCCGTGCCGCTAAACCAGCGGAAAAGCTATTTCAGTCTTACGATTATATGGACCGGGTTTGTCTTTGTTATCACCAGCATGATGGCAGGAGGAGGCCTGGCGGCCGGACTGGATTTCAAAGGAATTATCGCTGCAACCCTGGGAGGAAATATTTTCTTAAGCATTATTGCAGTTCTGATCAGCATCATTGCCTGCAAGACAGGGCTTACCTTTGCCCTTCTCACCCGATACAGCTTTGGTTCCGGCGGCTCCAAGGCAGCATCGATTTTCGTACCTGTGGTTAACTTTGGCTGGTATACCATTCAGGCGGCCACCTACGGACATTTTGTGGCCCAGGTATTCCATTTTGGCCGGGTAGGAGAAGGAGTTTGTATGGCAGTCAGCGCCATTATCATGGGGATTTTTGCCATGTTCGGCATACAGGCGATTGCTATCCTGGGATATATTGCGATTCCTGCGATTGTATTCTTATCCATTGCCACTGCCATTCGCTCTCTGGGAGTCATTGGAGGTGCTGAGGCTCTGTTTTCCTATGTTCCAAGCAATAACATATCCCTGTATTCCGGAATTACGGCAGTTATTGGTACATGGGTGCTTTCCACCGCTACTTGCATTGCAGATATCATGCGTTATGCAAAAGATACGAAAACAGCCGTGTCCGCCACTCTTACGGGCCTTCTTGGGGGCAATATCCTCATGATCGTCTGCGGAGCCATAGCAGCCATTGCCATGCACAACAGCGATTTAACGGTTATCCTCTTAAGCTTTGGACTGGTCATTCCCAGTCTGATTCTTATGACTACCAACATTTTTACAACCAACGCGGCAAATCTTTATTCCACCTCCTTAAACTTATCCAATGCATTTAAGATGGAAAGAAAGAAAATGCTGGGGATCCTTTTGGCTCTGTCTGCTGTTGCGACACTTACAAAGCCATATGAGATCGGCTTTTTGTTCCGCTTCCTGAATATACTGGGAACAGTGGTTCCCCCATTATCCGGCATCATACTTTCCGACTATTTCCTGGTTCACAAGGGAAGGTATGAGGAATATGACAAGGCTTCCTTCCGGAAATGGAATCCCGTTCCATGGATCACCTGGGGGGGCAGTATTGCAGCAGTATACATAATTCCCTTCGGACTTCCGTCATTGAACGGTATAATACTGGGAGCTGCCATTTACACGGCATTGATGGCTGTGACCGGCAGGCAGGCGGCAGGCAAGCTGGCCGAAGAAGCTTAA